The Chryseolinea soli genome contains a region encoding:
- a CDS encoding TIR domain-containing protein, which produces MSKSKVFIGSSVEGISVAYSIQENLKHAAEATVWDQGVFQLSQTAIESLITVLDNSDFGVFVFTPDDILNIRGKKNLAVRDNVLFELGLFIGKLGRNKCFIVTPDKPDIHLPTDLLGVNIAKYESNRSDKNLQAATGGLCHKIKEAIGKTPSRVTVVQNEPETEFKNDSKTVERETSWFGLADEKKYDEAISVLKNKINKEKDALEKINLKSWLCYVEFCKEPVNGRKQFEKLIASTPGSNIPYLRLSQTFSWQKNYYDAVKIADEGLRNSEKKISLTVQKAKCLSAINKKEEAMKLLEEYFAISNEPLIALELSKVYIKLDKKEEAINLLNSSMRAFPGDEEVISEFAALAQDLGLTKLRLVLYSKLVSLDESNATYSCHLGNCYYDLDLFDLAFVAYDKGLSLSKHDKQGWILANMGNLYSSKQLYHQADVFLKESQGIEPDSEYTLKRRSEVQKAIEEEDKILQGFLTEGLEILNRERITIDKP; this is translated from the coding sequence ATGTCAAAGTCAAAAGTTTTTATAGGATCTTCTGTTGAGGGAATAAGCGTGGCTTATTCAATCCAGGAGAATTTGAAACATGCTGCGGAGGCTACCGTATGGGATCAGGGAGTTTTTCAGTTATCTCAGACCGCAATAGAATCTCTTATTACTGTACTTGATAATTCGGATTTTGGGGTATTTGTATTTACACCAGACGATATTTTAAATATCCGAGGAAAAAAAAATTTAGCAGTTAGGGATAATGTTTTATTTGAGCTGGGACTTTTTATTGGAAAATTAGGGAGAAACAAATGCTTCATAGTCACTCCGGACAAACCCGACATTCATTTGCCTACTGATTTGCTTGGGGTAAATATTGCAAAATACGAATCCAATAGAAGTGATAAAAACTTGCAGGCGGCCACTGGTGGCCTATGCCATAAAATCAAGGAAGCAATCGGGAAGACTCCCAGCCGTGTAACGGTTGTACAAAATGAACCAGAAACTGAGTTTAAAAATGATTCAAAGACTGTTGAACGTGAGACAAGCTGGTTTGGTCTAGCTGACGAAAAGAAATATGATGAAGCTATTTCTGTTCTAAAAAATAAAATTAATAAAGAGAAGGATGCTTTAGAGAAAATTAACCTTAAATCATGGCTTTGTTATGTGGAGTTTTGCAAGGAACCAGTTAATGGTCGAAAACAGTTTGAGAAATTAATTGCCTCCACACCGGGATCAAATATTCCATATTTGAGATTATCTCAAACATTTTCTTGGCAAAAGAATTATTATGATGCCGTAAAAATTGCTGACGAGGGATTGCGGAACTCTGAAAAGAAAATCAGTCTTACCGTTCAAAAGGCGAAGTGTTTAAGTGCGATTAATAAAAAAGAAGAGGCAATGAAACTTTTGGAGGAATATTTTGCTATCTCGAATGAGCCATTAATAGCTTTAGAGCTGTCAAAAGTCTATATAAAATTGGATAAGAAGGAAGAAGCAATAAATTTACTAAATTCTTCGATGAGAGCCTTTCCTGGTGATGAGGAGGTAATTTCTGAATTTGCTGCTCTTGCCCAGGATCTAGGTCTAACTAAACTTAGACTCGTTTTATATAGTAAGCTTGTGTCATTGGATGAATCCAATGCTACTTACTCTTGCCATTTGGGGAATTGTTATTATGATTTAGATTTATTTGATCTTGCATTTGTCGCTTATGATAAAGGCTTAAGTCTTTCTAAGCATGACAAACAAGGGTGGATTTTGGCAAATATGGGTAATCTTTATAGTAGCAAACAACTTTATCATCAAGCCGATGTTTTTTTGAAGGAATCACAAGGCATTGAACCGGATTCAGAGTATACCTTAAAAAGGCGCTCAGAAGTGCAAAAGGCCATAGAAGAAGAGGATAAGATTCTTCAAGGTTTTTTAACGGAGGGTCTAGAAATTTTGAATAGGGAAAGGATAACTATTGATAAACCGTAA
- a CDS encoding adenylate/guanylate cyclase domain-containing protein has translation MRFWNENRKWIAIHTVTWCFAKVLFVAIKLWGLGNALYKTAADGTTAPLLRLLTPEVDHGNLFLVVAFSGVIDGLVFSWFDVRFDAWFRRPGFIRRVLVKGLANLCLGLALTSVLVPLLLGKTSGVKILSLSLMHTNLVVMAVYILLITFLLQLSKLTAAWIQTSNLLHILSPQTKGVEEERIFMFLDMKGSTTHAETLGHAKYSALIQDCFADMTKAAKQTAAEIYQYIGDEAVFTWRTSPANFLYAIQHFFHFRDLLAQRAGYYRKHYGLVPQFKAGIHHGKVVRTPVGVTHKTLAFHGDAINTASRIQGKCNVLGRDLLVSGEVMEQVTMPFGYVDLGEHLLRGKDRKVRLYGVSKPPRMDMRSTKNRLQKITPTKTKVAPFYFWLNGLL, from the coding sequence ATGCGCTTCTGGAATGAAAATAGAAAGTGGATTGCGATCCACACCGTTACCTGGTGTTTTGCCAAGGTGCTGTTTGTCGCCATCAAACTTTGGGGCCTGGGCAACGCTTTGTATAAGACGGCTGCCGATGGAACAACGGCGCCTTTGTTACGCCTGTTAACGCCGGAGGTCGATCATGGCAACTTGTTTTTGGTCGTCGCCTTCTCGGGGGTGATCGACGGGTTGGTCTTCAGTTGGTTTGATGTGCGCTTTGATGCGTGGTTCAGGCGTCCGGGGTTTATCCGGCGCGTGCTCGTCAAAGGCCTCGCCAACCTCTGCTTGGGCCTGGCACTCACTTCGGTGCTGGTGCCCTTGCTGCTGGGGAAGACGTCGGGGGTGAAAATCCTGTCGCTTTCGCTGATGCATACCAACCTGGTGGTGATGGCCGTATACATACTGCTGATCACTTTCCTATTGCAGCTTTCAAAACTGACCGCAGCGTGGATACAAACCAGCAACCTGCTCCATATTCTCTCACCCCAGACCAAAGGCGTGGAAGAAGAACGGATCTTCATGTTCCTCGACATGAAAGGATCGACTACACACGCCGAAACCTTGGGACACGCAAAATACAGCGCCCTCATCCAGGATTGTTTTGCCGACATGACTAAAGCCGCCAAACAAACCGCCGCCGAGATCTACCAATACATCGGCGACGAAGCCGTATTTACCTGGAGAACTTCTCCCGCAAACTTCCTCTACGCCATCCAACACTTCTTCCATTTCCGTGACCTCCTGGCACAACGCGCCGGCTACTACCGGAAACACTATGGGCTTGTCCCCCAATTCAAAGCCGGCATCCATCACGGCAAAGTGGTGCGCACCCCCGTGGGCGTCACGCACAAAACCCTCGCCTTCCACGGCGACGCCATCAACACAGCCTCCCGCATACAGGGCAAGTGTAATGTGTTGGGGCGCGACCTGCTGGTGTCCGGGGAGGTTATGGAGCAGGTGACGATGCCTTTCGGCTATGTGGATCTGGGTGAGCATTTGTTGCGGGGAAAAGATCGGAAGGTGCGGTTGTATGGCGTTAGCAAGCCGCCAAGGATGGACATGAGGTCGACGAAAAACAGACTTCAAAAAATTACGCCTACGAAAACGAAGGTAGCACCGTTTTATTTTTGGTTGAATGGATTGTTATAG
- a CDS encoding efflux RND transporter permease subunit: MNLTEISIKRPSVIIVIFTILMLGGFYCYTTLRYELLPPMEVPTLVITTPYPGAAPSEVEQSVTRKVEDAVSGLDRVKSVLSQSFEGVSVIVVEFSVGTDTEAKQEEAQRKLNNILNDLPDDAETPSISRVSPSDQPIMDLMVVADMSAEASYDLVENEILPLIQQIEGIGETRLLGGQKREIQVKVDKDKLAHYGLALSQVTDAVNNANLDFPTGKIKGRDDQITVRLAGKFSSITQIENLIVATRAGSPVRVADVADVLDGTREQESVSRFNGQEGIAISIKKQTDANAVKISEEVHAKIASIEKKYAAQGVKIIIADDTSEFTLEAADAVTHDLAIAVILVAAVMLLFLHSFRDSLIVLVAIPASLLSTFIAMYLFGYSLNLMTLLAMSLVIGILVDDSIVVLENIHRHLHMGKDRVQATLDGRKEIGFSAMAITMVDVVVFLPIALINTVIGDVLRQYSVTIVVSTLMSLFVCYTLTPWLASRFGKVTHLNPNNLFHKVLLGFESIVTRVIDGYTHQLKWTLRHKLITGLVILAAFGATAYVMSLGILGQEMVASGDRGKLLLKFEFDKRTALTENNIRSRAIENYLLAQPGVETVLANVGGASTSGMMSTVGSENKTEMTVGLVDAKKRNETTAAFMLRVRKALEATYEGLKVNSTVIGITKSEEPIQIVLNSENKVELMKATKQLEQLIKNIPGANDVSVSVEDGSPELTIELDREKMARLGLSVGQVGASLQNAYAGNTDAKYREGNNEYDINVRLDEFDRSNPTDVENIGFVNGKGEQIALTQFATVKQSSGPSMLERKNRRTSVTLKSNVLGITSGTLAENINAAVAAHPLPAAVEMKWTGDVERQVDSFKALGLALATAILLVYLVMVLLYDSFIYPFVVLFSVPVALIGALIALNLAMSTLSIFTMLGIIMLIGLVLKNGILLVDFTNQRKAEGRSTFDALIDAGQARLRPILMTTIAMVIGMLPIALAEGAGSEWKNGLAIVMIGGLLSSLMLTVFIVPMMYYLVDRVKARFTKPAAPIAEPALASSVTIL; the protein is encoded by the coding sequence ATGAACTTAACAGAAATATCCATCAAAAGGCCGTCGGTGATCATCGTCATCTTCACGATCCTCATGCTCGGCGGCTTCTATTGCTATACCACGCTGCGTTATGAGCTCTTGCCCCCCATGGAAGTGCCTACGCTGGTGATCACCACACCTTATCCCGGCGCCGCGCCCTCAGAAGTGGAACAGTCGGTGACCCGGAAAGTGGAAGACGCGGTCTCGGGACTTGACCGCGTGAAAAGCGTCTTGTCCCAATCCTTCGAAGGGGTCTCCGTCATCGTCGTGGAATTTAGCGTGGGCACCGACACCGAAGCCAAACAAGAAGAAGCGCAGCGGAAGCTGAACAACATCTTGAACGATCTGCCCGACGATGCCGAGACGCCATCTATCTCCCGGGTGTCGCCCAGCGATCAACCGATCATGGACCTGATGGTGGTGGCCGACATGAGTGCAGAAGCATCCTACGACCTGGTGGAAAACGAGATCTTGCCCCTGATCCAACAAATCGAAGGCATCGGTGAGACCCGTTTGCTCGGTGGACAGAAGCGCGAGATCCAGGTGAAAGTAGACAAAGATAAATTGGCCCACTACGGCCTGGCCCTATCGCAAGTGACCGACGCGGTGAACAACGCCAACCTTGACTTTCCTACGGGCAAGATCAAAGGACGCGACGATCAGATCACCGTGCGCCTCGCCGGAAAATTCAGCTCGATTACGCAGATCGAAAACCTTATTGTTGCCACGCGCGCCGGTAGTCCCGTGCGGGTGGCTGACGTGGCCGATGTATTGGACGGCACGCGCGAACAAGAATCGGTGAGCCGTTTCAACGGACAGGAAGGCATTGCCATCAGCATCAAAAAACAAACCGATGCCAACGCCGTGAAGATCAGTGAAGAAGTTCACGCCAAGATTGCCTCGATCGAAAAGAAATACGCCGCACAAGGTGTCAAGATCATCATTGCCGACGACACCTCCGAGTTTACACTCGAAGCTGCCGACGCCGTGACACACGACCTGGCGATCGCTGTCATTCTCGTAGCCGCGGTCATGTTGCTTTTCCTTCACAGCTTCCGCGACTCGCTCATCGTGCTGGTAGCCATCCCCGCTTCGTTGTTGTCGACGTTCATCGCGATGTACCTGTTCGGCTATTCACTCAACCTGATGACCCTCCTGGCCATGTCGCTCGTGATCGGCATCCTGGTAGACGACTCCATCGTGGTGCTCGAGAACATTCACCGTCACTTGCACATGGGCAAGGACCGCGTGCAAGCCACGCTCGACGGGCGCAAGGAAATCGGTTTCTCGGCTATGGCCATCACCATGGTGGACGTGGTCGTGTTCCTTCCCATTGCGTTGATCAACACCGTGATCGGCGATGTGTTGCGGCAGTATTCGGTCACCATCGTGGTGTCCACCTTGATGAGCCTTTTCGTGTGCTACACGCTGACGCCCTGGCTCGCTTCCCGTTTTGGCAAGGTGACGCACCTCAATCCCAACAATTTGTTTCACAAAGTACTGCTGGGCTTTGAATCGATCGTCACCCGCGTCATTGATGGTTATACGCATCAACTGAAATGGACCCTGCGGCATAAGCTCATCACCGGGCTCGTTATTCTTGCTGCCTTCGGAGCCACGGCCTACGTGATGAGCCTCGGCATCCTCGGGCAGGAAATGGTGGCTTCGGGCGACCGTGGCAAACTGCTGTTGAAATTTGAATTTGACAAGCGCACAGCACTGACGGAAAACAACATCCGCTCGCGCGCCATCGAAAATTATCTACTGGCACAACCCGGCGTGGAAACCGTGCTGGCCAACGTGGGCGGCGCAAGCACCTCGGGTATGATGTCGACCGTGGGCAGCGAGAACAAAACGGAGATGACGGTTGGGTTGGTTGATGCCAAGAAACGCAACGAGACCACGGCCGCGTTTATGCTCCGCGTCCGCAAGGCGTTGGAAGCTACGTACGAAGGTTTGAAGGTAAATTCTACCGTCATTGGTATTACGAAATCGGAGGAGCCTATTCAAATTGTGTTGAACAGCGAGAACAAGGTTGAATTGATGAAGGCCACCAAACAATTGGAGCAACTCATCAAAAACATTCCCGGTGCGAACGACGTGTCGGTGAGCGTGGAAGACGGTAGCCCGGAACTGACCATCGAGCTGGATCGCGAAAAGATGGCCCGGCTTGGGCTGAGTGTTGGCCAGGTGGGCGCGTCGCTCCAAAATGCCTACGCCGGCAACACCGACGCCAAGTACCGCGAAGGAAACAACGAGTACGACATCAACGTGCGCCTCGATGAATTCGACCGCAGCAATCCCACCGACGTGGAGAACATCGGTTTCGTGAACGGCAAAGGCGAACAGATCGCCCTCACACAATTTGCCACGGTGAAACAAAGCAGCGGGCCGTCGATGCTCGAAAGAAAAAATCGCCGTACATCGGTGACGCTGAAAAGCAACGTACTGGGCATCACGTCCGGAACGCTGGCCGAAAACATCAACGCCGCTGTAGCAGCTCATCCTCTACCCGCTGCGGTGGAAATGAAATGGACCGGTGATGTGGAACGTCAGGTGGATTCGTTCAAAGCGCTGGGGCTGGCCTTGGCGACGGCCATCCTGCTGGTGTACCTCGTGATGGTGTTGCTCTACGACAGCTTTATCTATCCGTTCGTGGTATTGTTCTCGGTGCCGGTGGCCCTGATCGGTGCCCTCATCGCGCTGAACCTCGCCATGAGCACGCTGAGCATCTTCACTATGCTGGGCATCATCATGCTGATCGGCCTGGTGTTGAAGAACGGCATCTTGCTGGTGGACTTTACCAACCAGCGCAAAGCAGAGGGTCGAAGCACCTTCGACGCCCTCATCGACGCCGGTCAGGCGCGGTTGCGTCCCATCCTGATGACTACCATCGCGATGGTGATCGGCATGCTTCCCATTGCGCTCGCAGAAGGCGCCGGCTCGGAGTGGAAGAACGGTTTGGCCATCGTCATGATCGGCGGTCTGCTCTCTTCGCTGATGCTCACTGTCTTCATTGTGCCCATGATGTATTATTTGGTTGACCGGGTGAAAGCCCGGTTCACCAAACCGGCCGCACCGATTGCAGAACCCGCATTGGCATCCTCTGTAACCATACTTTAA
- a CDS encoding efflux RND transporter periplasmic adaptor subunit yields the protein MKTKIILSSLIAVLFVSVAFKLKNNKRVVEENVYRPDANKKVLVQADTAIVKSLQKTFTYTGTFAAFREVMLVPQVHGEVEAVYFDEGDHVVTGSRLVQIDDDLLQAQYSSAAATYENAKRNLERYEGASQSGGVSNLQLDNLRLTLVNAQAQVKQLAKQIEWSNLVAPFTGTMTLRDVEPGSVVGSGAVARITDLSQLKLEISVPEKEVFLFHEGDSIAIETDLYPGKTLWGKTDQVADRGDNAHNYSVRILLKNTDPASLLKAGMYGTALLNKGMKDETLVILRTSLLGSAKDPHVFVIRDGKAALRSIRTGHANDTSIEVVEGLQAGDIVVASGHINLSNGSPVEIVK from the coding sequence ATGAAAACAAAAATCATCCTTTCCAGTTTGATCGCCGTGCTCTTCGTATCGGTAGCGTTCAAATTGAAAAACAACAAACGCGTCGTAGAAGAAAACGTTTACCGGCCCGACGCCAACAAAAAAGTGCTGGTGCAAGCCGACACCGCCATCGTAAAAAGCTTGCAAAAGACCTTTACGTATACCGGCACCTTTGCGGCCTTTCGCGAAGTGATGCTGGTGCCCCAGGTACACGGTGAAGTGGAAGCTGTCTATTTTGACGAAGGCGATCATGTGGTGACCGGTTCCAGACTGGTACAAATCGACGACGATCTTCTTCAAGCCCAATACAGCTCCGCCGCGGCCACCTATGAAAATGCCAAGCGGAACCTGGAACGCTATGAAGGCGCCTCGCAAAGCGGTGGCGTGAGCAACCTGCAACTGGACAACCTGCGGCTGACGCTCGTCAATGCGCAAGCACAGGTGAAACAACTGGCCAAGCAGATCGAGTGGAGCAACCTTGTTGCGCCCTTCACCGGCACCATGACCTTGCGTGATGTAGAGCCCGGTTCCGTCGTGGGTAGCGGAGCCGTGGCCCGCATCACCGATCTCTCGCAACTGAAGCTCGAGATCTCCGTGCCTGAAAAAGAGGTCTTCCTTTTTCACGAAGGCGATTCCATCGCGATTGAAACCGATCTCTATCCCGGCAAAACGCTGTGGGGAAAGACAGACCAGGTAGCAGACCGCGGCGACAATGCACACAACTACAGCGTTCGCATTTTGCTAAAGAACACGGACCCGGCGTCGTTGCTGAAAGCCGGCATGTATGGAACAGCCTTACTCAACAAAGGCATGAAAGACGAAACGCTGGTGATCTTACGGACTTCCCTGTTGGGCTCCGCCAAAGATCCCCACGTGTTTGTGATCCGCGATGGCAAGGCTGCCCTTCGTTCGATTCGCACGGGTCACGCCAACGACACATCGATTGAGGTCGTGGAAGGCCTGCAAGCCGGGGACATTGTCGTGGCCAGTGGCCACATCAACCTGAGCAATGGCTCGCCGGTTGAAATTGTAAAATAG
- a CDS encoding TolC family protein encodes MTKTISLFFLLVSLLLCKDLAAQTLSLEECIDAALKNNQQLRNSQLDMAASAFHVKELKSALLPTVDFAGQSLYYKDLPAQYAPSSAFGGPEGEYTKLSLNMRQTASANLQLSQSLFNQSVRTGVKTAQAAQEATRLQDGVVRENVVYNVTATYYSIQVLNDNLERLATNLTNLEHATQINSVLKDNELVSPNAHNRMLINLENLRNQYENQKLLLSKNVTQLKNLMDMDVNDSLAVQPFDYAALLAMPEAADLSQRPDLKLQQAQIKVAQFEKKNIAAGYFPTLTNTLSYGYTGYNNEFGPFTPINNDWVRSSYFALTLKVPVFDGFRKQNQIRQKEMTIQRNINTLAMMRANADKEMEDALSTYRSNKTLWDSNKKSLDLAEKLFASASGEYESGITTLTDLLNAQNDLTNARTNYSNALLNLKLAELSLKKANGTLITKP; translated from the coding sequence ATGACAAAAACCATTTCCCTTTTCTTTCTCCTGGTCTCGCTCCTTTTGTGCAAAGACCTGGCCGCGCAAACCCTCTCCCTGGAAGAGTGCATCGACGCGGCCCTGAAGAACAATCAACAACTCAGAAACAGCCAGCTCGACATGGCCGCATCCGCCTTTCACGTCAAAGAACTGAAGAGCGCCCTGCTGCCCACGGTGGACTTCGCCGGGCAATCGCTCTATTACAAGGACTTGCCTGCTCAATATGCGCCGTCTTCCGCCTTTGGCGGTCCCGAAGGCGAATACACCAAGCTGAGCCTGAACATGCGCCAAACGGCTTCGGCCAACCTTCAGCTCAGCCAGTCGCTGTTCAACCAGTCGGTCCGCACCGGTGTGAAGACCGCCCAGGCCGCACAGGAAGCCACGCGTCTTCAGGACGGCGTCGTGCGTGAAAACGTGGTGTACAATGTGACCGCCACCTACTACAGCATCCAGGTGCTGAACGACAACCTCGAGCGGCTGGCCACCAACCTCACCAACCTTGAACACGCCACCCAAATCAACAGCGTGTTGAAGGACAACGAACTGGTGTCGCCCAACGCTCACAACCGCATGCTCATCAACCTGGAAAACTTGCGCAATCAATACGAAAACCAGAAGCTGTTGCTGAGCAAGAATGTGACGCAACTAAAAAATCTCATGGACATGGACGTGAACGACTCCCTGGCTGTGCAGCCGTTCGACTACGCCGCGCTGCTCGCCATGCCGGAAGCGGCAGACTTGTCGCAGCGTCCGGACCTGAAGCTTCAACAAGCTCAGATCAAGGTGGCACAGTTCGAAAAGAAAAATATCGCCGCGGGCTACTTCCCTACGCTGACCAACACCCTTTCGTATGGCTACACCGGCTACAACAACGAATTCGGCCCCTTCACGCCCATAAACAACGACTGGGTGCGCAGCAGCTACTTCGCGCTCACGTTGAAGGTGCCTGTGTTCGACGGCTTCCGCAAGCAAAACCAGATCCGTCAAAAAGAAATGACCATACAACGCAACATCAACACGCTCGCCATGATGCGCGCCAATGCGGACAAGGAAATGGAAGATGCCCTCAGCACCTACCGCTCGAACAAAACACTTTGGGATAGCAATAAAAAGAGCCTGGACCTGGCGGAGAAATTATTTGCCAGCGCCAGCGGTGAATACGAAAGTGGCATCACCACGCTCACCGATCTGCTCAACGCCCAGAACGATCTGACCAATGCCCGGACCAACTACAGCAACGCTTTGCTAAACCTCAAACTTGCCGAGCTCTCGCTGAAAAAGGCCAACGGAACATTGATCACAAAACCATAA